One stretch of Saccharomonospora xinjiangensis XJ-54 DNA includes these proteins:
- a CDS encoding ATP-binding protein — MFRRVAIVNRGEAAMRLIHAVRERNAGGGPRLETVAFYTDADRGATFVREADHTYCLGPASARPYLNLQTLERALVESGADAAWVGWGFVAEDPAFAELCDRLGVTFVGPSAEAMRRLGDKIGAKLLAEEVGVPVAPWSGGPVDDLAEAKAAAERIGYPLMLKATAGGGGRGIRVVSSEAELTDAYERTRMEAERAFGSGVVFLERLVTGARHVEVQVIADGQGTAWALGVRDCSIQRRNQKVIEESASPLLSPEQTGELKASAERLVLAVGYRGAATVEFLYHPGERMFAFLEVNTRLQVEHPITEATTGMDLVKAQLHVAAGGRLEGEKPSELGHAVEARLNAEDPDRDFAPAPGRISLLTFPAGPGIRVDTGVSEGDTIPADFDSMIAKIIAYGRDRDEALARLRRAVADTSVLIEGGSTNKSFLLDLLDAPEVIEASADTGWIDRVRGEGRLRATRHAGVALAVAAIDSYTEEESAEQRHLLSTAHGGRPQIRHTGNRTVELKLRGTGYRVTVARTGPHRFGVTIEDGPSAHRVDLEIERHSEATGQLVAHGRRFRFVTGTHGPVHVVEVEGTVHRISRDEGGVVRSPAPALVVAAPVEVGAEVEAGAPVLVLESMKMETVLRAPFRAVLRERAVSIGSQVEAGAPLLRLEPLDVGDTGAVGTEARGEDLELPEPPEPADAGERAERAMADLRSRLLGYDLDPHDESRALRDYLAAREELVRQGNRPVKAELELLRLFADLSELSRNRPVDDERSPDTRLHSPREYFHTYLQSLDADRAGLSEVFRERLSRALAHYGVEDLEQGPGLTEAVFRLFCAQQRAAGDIGVVTALLRQWLTEPAPGQSVREPLGHMLEHLVVATQVRFPVVADLARSVVFRWFAQPMLRRKRAETYARVRAHLRYLDAHPDAADRAERIAEMVACAEPLVRLLGQRLHRETTDLGPLLEVMVGRYYRDRSLENTRVSRVEGFPCVTAEYEADGEHVRLVSTAADPRNLTDALHAIGAVASETPGGTGVVADLYLAWSEEFADDDTAAAKLFATLTEVPLPTSVRRVTVTVAGRSGSVMHHHFTFRISANGLAEDRLIRGLHPLVALRLQLRRLGEFDLTRLPSADEEVHLVRCVAPDNPSDERFVAMAQVRDLTPLRDSDGRVLALPDVEGTLAACLDAIREQQVRRPAKKRLDTNRVVIYVWPLIDLTAGELRDVASRVVPTTAGAGVELVEFLGRRRDPATGETREVAVRITHDHGSGVTVRMTTPSTEAVRPLDAYGQKVLRARRRNTVYPYELIGLLTGTKGSFVEHDLDDDGVLVPVERPRGRNTAGIVAGVVTTPTVRHPQGVTRVVLLGDPTKSLGALAEPECARVIAALDLAESMGVPLEWFALSAGARIAMDSGTENMDWVAAALKRIVHFTQDGGEINVVVAGINVGAQPYWNAEATMLMHTKGILVMTPDSAMVLTGKQSLDFSGGVSAEDNFGIGGYDRVMGPNGQAQYWAADLAGARDVLMAHYDHTYVAPGETGPRRAATTDPRDRDVRTYPHNVVGSDFTTVGEIFSRETNPDRKKAFDIRTVMRAVADADHPVLERWAGMADAETAVVQDVHLGGWPVCLVGIESRSVPRRGFPPTDGPDTYTAGTLFPRSSKKVARAINAASGNRPVVVLANLSGFDGSPESMRKLQLEYGAEIGRAIVNFQGPIVFCVISRYHGGAFVVFSKALNPNMTVLAVDGSFASVIGGAPAAAVVFAGEVAARTAADERVRELEARLAEASGPERAELATALADVKTSVRAEKLGEVASEFDEIHSIRRAVEVGSVDAVIAPESLRPELITAVERGLGQG, encoded by the coding sequence GTGTTCCGTCGGGTCGCCATCGTCAACCGCGGAGAGGCCGCCATGCGGCTCATCCACGCCGTCAGGGAGCGCAACGCCGGAGGCGGGCCGCGACTGGAGACCGTGGCTTTCTACACGGACGCCGACCGGGGGGCCACCTTCGTGAGGGAGGCCGACCACACGTACTGCCTCGGCCCCGCGTCCGCCCGCCCGTATCTGAACCTCCAGACGCTGGAGCGGGCACTCGTGGAGTCGGGTGCCGACGCGGCGTGGGTCGGCTGGGGATTCGTCGCCGAGGACCCTGCCTTCGCGGAGCTGTGCGACAGGCTCGGCGTGACGTTCGTGGGCCCCAGCGCGGAGGCCATGCGCAGGCTCGGCGACAAGATCGGCGCGAAGCTGCTGGCCGAGGAGGTCGGCGTTCCGGTGGCGCCGTGGAGCGGCGGCCCTGTGGACGACCTCGCCGAGGCGAAGGCGGCGGCCGAGCGCATCGGCTACCCGCTGATGCTGAAGGCCACCGCCGGCGGCGGCGGCAGGGGTATCAGGGTGGTGTCGTCGGAGGCCGAGCTGACCGACGCCTACGAGCGCACGCGGATGGAGGCCGAACGCGCGTTCGGCAGCGGTGTCGTGTTCCTGGAACGGCTCGTGACGGGTGCCCGGCACGTCGAGGTCCAGGTCATCGCCGACGGGCAGGGCACGGCGTGGGCGCTCGGCGTGCGGGACTGCTCGATCCAGCGGCGCAACCAGAAGGTCATCGAGGAGTCCGCGTCGCCCTTGCTGTCGCCGGAGCAGACCGGTGAGCTGAAGGCGTCCGCCGAGCGGCTCGTGCTCGCTGTCGGCTACCGGGGCGCCGCCACGGTGGAGTTCCTCTACCACCCCGGCGAGCGCATGTTCGCGTTCCTCGAGGTCAACACCCGGCTCCAGGTCGAGCACCCCATCACAGAGGCCACCACGGGGATGGACCTCGTCAAGGCTCAGTTACACGTCGCCGCGGGCGGCAGGCTGGAGGGTGAGAAGCCGTCCGAACTCGGGCACGCGGTGGAGGCCAGGCTCAACGCTGAGGACCCCGATCGCGACTTCGCTCCCGCGCCCGGCCGGATCAGCCTCCTCACCTTCCCCGCCGGCCCGGGAATCCGGGTCGATACGGGTGTGAGCGAGGGGGACACGATCCCCGCCGACTTCGACTCCATGATCGCCAAGATCATCGCCTACGGCCGCGACCGCGACGAGGCGCTGGCGCGCCTTCGCAGGGCGGTGGCGGACACGAGCGTGCTGATCGAGGGCGGCTCCACCAACAAGAGCTTCCTGCTCGACCTGCTCGACGCACCCGAGGTGATCGAGGCCAGTGCGGACACCGGCTGGATCGACCGGGTCAGGGGAGAGGGCCGCCTCCGCGCCACAAGGCACGCCGGGGTCGCACTGGCTGTGGCGGCCATCGACTCCTACACCGAGGAGGAGAGCGCCGAACAGCGGCACCTGCTCTCGACCGCGCACGGTGGACGGCCGCAGATCCGGCACACCGGAAACCGCACGGTCGAGCTGAAACTGCGCGGAACGGGTTACCGGGTGACGGTGGCCCGCACGGGCCCCCACCGGTTCGGGGTGACCATCGAGGACGGGCCCTCGGCACACAGGGTGGACCTGGAGATCGAGCGCCACAGTGAGGCGACGGGCCAGCTCGTGGCGCACGGGAGACGCTTCCGGTTCGTCACCGGAACTCACGGCCCTGTCCATGTCGTGGAGGTCGAGGGCACCGTCCACCGCATCAGCAGGGACGAGGGCGGGGTTGTACGCTCTCCGGCGCCAGCGCTGGTCGTGGCGGCACCGGTCGAGGTCGGTGCCGAGGTGGAGGCAGGCGCGCCCGTGCTCGTGCTGGAGAGCATGAAGATGGAGACGGTGCTGCGCGCGCCGTTCCGTGCGGTGCTGCGCGAACGTGCCGTGTCGATCGGCAGCCAGGTGGAGGCCGGTGCGCCGCTGCTGCGGCTGGAACCGCTCGACGTCGGCGACACCGGCGCGGTCGGCACCGAGGCCAGGGGCGAGGACCTCGAACTGCCCGAGCCCCCTGAGCCTGCCGACGCGGGCGAGCGCGCCGAGCGTGCCATGGCCGACCTGCGCAGCCGCCTGCTCGGCTACGACCTCGACCCGCACGACGAGAGCCGTGCCTTGCGCGACTATCTGGCCGCACGGGAGGAGCTGGTCCGGCAGGGCAACCGTCCGGTGAAGGCCGAGCTGGAACTGCTGCGGTTGTTCGCCGACCTGTCCGAACTGAGCCGCAACCGGCCAGTCGATGACGAGCGCTCGCCCGACACCCGCCTGCACAGTCCGCGCGAGTACTTCCACACCTACCTCCAGAGTCTCGACGCCGACAGGGCGGGGCTGTCGGAGGTGTTCCGGGAGCGGCTGTCCCGTGCACTGGCCCACTACGGAGTCGAGGACCTGGAGCAGGGGCCCGGACTGACCGAGGCCGTGTTCCGGCTCTTCTGCGCGCAGCAGCGCGCGGCAGGTGACATCGGCGTGGTCACCGCGCTCCTGCGGCAGTGGCTCACCGAACCCGCTCCGGGCCAGTCCGTGCGGGAGCCTCTCGGGCACATGCTCGAACACCTCGTGGTGGCCACCCAGGTGCGGTTCCCTGTGGTGGCCGACCTCGCCCGCAGTGTCGTGTTCCGGTGGTTCGCCCAGCCGATGCTGCGCCGCAAGAGGGCCGAGACCTATGCCAGGGTGCGCGCGCATCTGCGCTACCTCGACGCCCACCCCGACGCAGCGGACAGGGCAGAGCGCATCGCGGAGATGGTGGCCTGCGCGGAGCCGCTGGTGCGGCTGCTCGGCCAGCGCCTCCACCGCGAGACCACCGACCTCGGCCCGCTGCTGGAGGTCATGGTGGGGCGGTACTACCGCGACCGGTCGCTCGAGAACACGCGGGTCAGCAGGGTCGAGGGTTTCCCGTGTGTCACGGCGGAGTACGAGGCCGACGGCGAACACGTGCGGCTGGTGTCCACCGCGGCCGATCCGCGGAATCTGACCGACGCGCTGCACGCGATCGGCGCGGTCGCCTCAGAGACACCCGGCGGTACCGGTGTTGTGGCCGACCTCTACCTGGCATGGTCGGAGGAGTTCGCCGACGACGACACCGCGGCCGCGAAACTGTTCGCGACACTCACGGAGGTGCCGCTGCCGACGTCGGTGCGCCGCGTGACCGTCACCGTGGCAGGACGCAGCGGGTCGGTGATGCACCACCACTTCACGTTCCGGATCTCCGCGAACGGTCTCGCCGAGGACAGGCTGATCCGTGGCCTGCACCCGCTGGTCGCGCTGCGCCTCCAGCTTCGCCGCCTCGGTGAGTTCGATCTCACCCGGCTGCCCTCGGCCGACGAGGAGGTCCACCTCGTGCGGTGCGTGGCGCCGGACAACCCGTCTGACGAACGGTTCGTGGCGATGGCGCAGGTGCGCGACCTCACGCCGCTGCGCGACTCGGACGGCAGGGTGCTCGCGCTGCCCGACGTCGAGGGCACGCTGGCCGCCTGCCTCGACGCCATTCGCGAGCAGCAGGTGCGGCGGCCAGCCAAGAAGCGGCTCGACACCAACCGCGTCGTCATCTACGTGTGGCCGCTGATCGATCTCACCGCCGGCGAACTGCGCGACGTGGCCAGCCGCGTCGTGCCCACCACGGCGGGTGCGGGCGTCGAGCTGGTCGAGTTCCTCGGCAGGCGCCGTGATCCCGCCACCGGCGAGACCCGCGAGGTCGCCGTGCGCATCACGCACGATCACGGCTCCGGTGTCACCGTGCGGATGACCACGCCGTCCACCGAGGCCGTCCGGCCGCTCGACGCCTACGGGCAGAAGGTGCTGAGGGCGCGCAGGCGCAACACCGTCTACCCGTACGAGCTGATCGGCCTGCTCACCGGCACGAAGGGCAGCTTCGTCGAGCACGACCTCGACGACGACGGTGTGCTGGTTCCCGTCGAGCGGCCGAGAGGCCGCAACACGGCAGGCATCGTCGCAGGCGTGGTGACCACCCCGACCGTCCGCCATCCGCAGGGCGTCACCCGCGTCGTGCTGCTGGGCGATCCGACGAAGTCGCTCGGCGCGCTCGCGGAACCGGAGTGCGCGCGGGTCATCGCCGCGCTCGACCTCGCGGAGAGCATGGGCGTGCCGCTGGAATGGTTCGCGCTGTCCGCCGGTGCCCGCATCGCCATGGACTCGGGAACGGAGAACATGGACTGGGTGGCCGCAGCGCTGAAGCGCATCGTCCACTTCACCCAGGACGGCGGCGAGATCAACGTGGTCGTCGCGGGGATCAACGTCGGCGCCCAGCCCTACTGGAACGCCGAGGCGACCATGCTCATGCACACCAAGGGCATCCTCGTCATGACGCCGGACTCCGCGATGGTGCTCACCGGTAAGCAGTCGCTGGACTTCTCCGGTGGTGTCTCAGCCGAGGACAACTTCGGGATCGGCGGCTACGACAGGGTGATGGGGCCGAACGGGCAGGCCCAGTACTGGGCGGCGGATCTCGCGGGTGCCCGCGACGTGCTCATGGCGCACTACGACCACACCTACGTCGCGCCCGGTGAGACCGGCCCGCGCCGCGCGGCCACCACCGACCCGCGCGATCGAGACGTGCGAACCTACCCGCACAACGTCGTCGGCAGCGACTTCACCACGGTCGGGGAGATCTTCTCGCGCGAGACGAATCCGGACCGCAAGAAGGCGTTCGACATCCGCACCGTGATGCGGGCGGTCGCCGACGCCGATCATCCCGTGCTCGAACGATGGGCCGGTATGGCCGACGCGGAGACCGCCGTCGTCCAGGACGTGCACCTCGGCGGGTGGCCGGTGTGCCTGGTGGGCATCGAGTCGCGTTCGGTGCCCCGGCGCGGCTTCCCGCCCACCGACGGTCCCGACACCTATACGGCGGGCACCCTGTTCCCGCGCTCGTCGAAGAAGGTGGCGAGGGCGATCAACGCGGCGAGCGGGAACCGTCCCGTGGTGGTGCTCGCCAACCTCTCCGGGTTCGACGGCTCGCCCGAGTCGATGCGCAAGCTCCAGCTGGAGTACGGCGCGGAGATCGGCCGCGCGATCGTCAACTTCCAGGGCCCGATCGTGTTCTGTGTGATCTCGCGTTACCACGGCGGTGCGTTCGTGGTCTTCTCCAAGGCGTTGAACCCGAACATGACGGTGCTCGCGGTGGACGGTTCCTTCGCGTCGGTGATCGGCGGTGCGCCTGCCGCGGCCGTGGTCTTCGCAGGCGAAGTCGCCGCGCGCACGGCGGCCGACGAGCGGGTGCGGGAGCTGGAGGCACGACTTGCCGAGGCGAGCGGACCCGAGCGGGCCGAACTGGCGACGGCACTCGCCGACGTGAAGACGTCCGTGCGGGCGGAGAAACTCGGTGAGGTTGCCTCGGAGTTCGACGAGATCCACTCCATCCGCAGGGCCGTCGAGGTGGGTTCCGTGGACGCGGTCATCGCCCCCGAGTCGCTGCGTCCCGAGCTGATCACCGCCGTGGAGCGTGGTCTCGGGCAGGGCTGA
- a CDS encoding TetR/AcrR family transcriptional regulator — protein sequence MPGRGRYHHGDLRRAVVDAAVEIIAQDGIGAVSLRDLARRAGVSHAAPAHHFKDKAGLLTAIAIEGFEILADSLEEALSITPLPLLELGVRYVRFATDHPGHFEVMYRPDIYDRDDPELLAARYWARRVLRSGVSVGAPHQENGAEALAALAAWSLAHGFATLVRSGNLDEYLQQISPTDLFRRIVIQIPLPSQAVSGTEIAEILGVSGSESPDDPGTT from the coding sequence ATGCCCGGTCGAGGCCGCTACCACCACGGCGATCTCCGGCGCGCCGTCGTCGATGCCGCTGTCGAGATCATCGCCCAAGACGGCATCGGGGCCGTCAGCCTTCGCGATCTGGCCCGCCGCGCCGGTGTCTCACACGCCGCACCCGCACACCATTTCAAGGACAAGGCTGGTCTGCTCACGGCCATCGCCATCGAGGGTTTCGAGATACTCGCCGACTCGCTGGAGGAGGCGCTGAGCATCACTCCTCTGCCCCTGCTGGAATTGGGCGTGCGGTACGTCCGGTTCGCGACCGACCATCCTGGCCACTTCGAGGTGATGTACCGGCCGGACATCTACGACCGGGACGACCCCGAACTGCTCGCGGCACGGTACTGGGCACGGCGTGTGCTGCGGTCGGGCGTCTCCGTGGGGGCACCACACCAGGAGAACGGCGCCGAGGCATTGGCAGCACTCGCGGCTTGGTCCCTCGCGCACGGGTTCGCCACGCTCGTCCGTAGCGGGAACCTCGACGAGTACCTCCAACAGATTTCTCCGACGGACCTGTTCCGGCGCATCGTGATCCAGATCCCGCTGCCGAGTCAGGCGGTGTCCGGCACCGAGATCGCTGAGATCCTCGGCGTCTCCGGAAGCGAATCCCCCGATGACCCCGGCACCACCTGA
- a CDS encoding alpha/beta fold hydrolase: protein MVNIAVNGARLAYDDLGTGTAVVFVHAGIADRRMWDDQFEALAATHRVVRYDWRGYGESGDACGRFAHYRDLLALLDALDIERATVVGASMGGAYAIDAALAAPHRVSGLVVLGSGLSGHVWPDAMLAAVREHVHSAVPAERLARYREGNAKHIDPSDVAAMAVAQARFLVAGPDRDAETVEPAVWERALAMLDGVFRRLWTAPPHEEETLDPPALGRLSELTVPLTVINGLADAPWIRKVAGLLCTGVPHSRRIDLPGVGHLPSMERPSEVTAAILDTVGLAAAQG from the coding sequence GTGGTGAACATCGCGGTCAATGGTGCGCGGCTGGCCTACGACGATCTCGGGACGGGGACTGCCGTGGTGTTCGTGCATGCCGGAATCGCCGACCGGCGCATGTGGGACGACCAGTTCGAGGCGCTGGCCGCCACCCACAGGGTCGTGCGGTACGACTGGCGGGGATACGGGGAGTCCGGCGACGCGTGCGGCCGGTTCGCCCACTACCGGGATCTGCTCGCGCTGCTCGACGCGCTCGACATCGAACGGGCCACGGTGGTGGGAGCGTCGATGGGCGGCGCCTACGCCATCGACGCGGCGCTGGCGGCACCACACCGCGTGTCCGGCCTCGTGGTGCTCGGATCAGGACTTTCCGGCCATGTCTGGCCGGATGCCATGCTCGCCGCCGTGCGCGAGCACGTCCACAGTGCGGTGCCTGCCGAGCGCCTCGCCCGCTACCGCGAGGGAAACGCGAAGCACATCGACCCCAGCGACGTCGCGGCGATGGCAGTCGCGCAGGCCCGGTTTCTCGTCGCCGGCCCCGACCGCGACGCCGAAACGGTGGAGCCCGCTGTGTGGGAGCGCGCGCTGGCGATGCTCGACGGCGTGTTCAGGCGATTGTGGACGGCGCCGCCACACGAGGAGGAGACACTCGATCCCCCTGCCCTGGGGAGACTTTCCGAGCTGACCGTGCCGCTCACCGTGATCAACGGGCTCGCCGACGCGCCGTGGATCCGAAAGGTCGCGGGACTGCTCTGCACCGGCGTGCCGCATTCCCGTCGCATCGATCTGCCCGGAGTGGGTCACCTGCCGTCCATGGAGCGTCCCTCGGAGGTGACGGCGGCCATTCTCGACACAGTCGGCCTCGCCGCCGCTCAAGGGTGA
- a CDS encoding sulfite exporter TauE/SafE family protein: MRTLVLFGVAGMLAQLVDGSLGMAFGVTATTTLVTVGTAPAVASAAVHLAEVGTSLASGAAHWRFRNIDWPTVGMLAVPGAVGAVLGAYVLTSLPTGLAEVWITVVLLSLGAYVLVRFSFLRLGTFVATRRPGARFLAPLGVVAGFVDASGGGGWGPVATTTLLSSGRLEPRKVVGSVDTSEFVVALAASIGFLVTLPGQECLNYTVVLGLMIGGVLAAPVAAWLVRLLPPRVLGSAAGGLIVFTNARSLLRATDASTGVTTAALAAVVVLWAAGLASAIRSVRQERRTGGTTATQGGGATATATVLGADTSARERKPVR, translated from the coding sequence ATGCGCACATTGGTGCTGTTCGGTGTGGCCGGAATGCTCGCGCAACTCGTGGACGGGTCGCTCGGAATGGCTTTCGGTGTGACGGCCACGACGACATTGGTCACGGTCGGAACCGCCCCCGCCGTCGCGTCCGCGGCCGTGCACCTCGCCGAGGTCGGCACCTCACTGGCCTCCGGCGCGGCACACTGGCGGTTCCGCAACATCGACTGGCCCACCGTCGGGATGCTCGCCGTACCGGGCGCTGTCGGCGCGGTGCTCGGTGCGTACGTCCTGACGTCGCTTCCGACGGGACTCGCCGAGGTCTGGATCACCGTGGTGCTGCTGTCGCTCGGGGCCTACGTGCTCGTGCGGTTCTCGTTTCTCCGCCTCGGCACGTTCGTGGCAACCCGCCGTCCGGGAGCACGGTTTCTCGCGCCGCTCGGCGTCGTCGCGGGGTTCGTCGATGCGAGCGGTGGCGGTGGCTGGGGACCCGTCGCCACGACCACGCTGCTGTCCTCCGGCAGGCTCGAACCGCGCAAGGTCGTCGGATCGGTGGACACCTCGGAGTTCGTCGTCGCGCTGGCGGCCAGCATCGGGTTTCTCGTCACCCTGCCGGGGCAGGAGTGCCTGAACTACACGGTCGTGCTCGGGCTGATGATCGGTGGTGTGCTCGCCGCGCCCGTGGCGGCCTGGCTGGTACGCCTCCTGCCGCCGAGAGTGCTCGGTTCCGCCGCGGGCGGACTGATCGTGTTCACCAACGCGCGGTCACTGCTCCGCGCGACGGACGCGAGCACGGGCGTCACGACGGCTGCGCTCGCCGCCGTCGTCGTGCTGTGGGCGGCAGGGCTTGCCTCGGCGATCCGCTCGGTGCGCCAGGAGCGGCGCACCGGCGGCACGACGGCCACGCAGGGCGGCGGGGCGACAGCCACAGCCACCGTCCTCGGCGCGGACACCTCGGCGCGCGAGCGAAAACCGGTGCGTTGA